The stretch of DNA CCGGGGGCTTACGTTCATCCGCCTGCTGATCGAAGAAATACGCCGGGCTCTGCTGGATTACTGGGGCCTGGCCAATCTTCCAATCGTGATCTGCCCAGTCAACCGGCCGCAGCCGGAGCGACTTTGGCACCGAAGTCGATGCAGGAACTTGATCCCAGGACTCATTCCCGACCTGCTGGATCACTGTCACCTTTTGGCAAGCCTTCGTCTGAGCCGCAAGAACCAGCGAATCCTGAGTTAGCCTTTCCCCAGGCAGCGCTGCAAGTGCAGCCCGTCATCAGTCAACTGGGGAGTCAGGGAACTTTACTCGTGCAGGTGCGGAATACAGGCGTGGCTGCAGCCACAGGCCTGACACTGGAATTGGAATCAACATCGGCCTTACCCCTTGGCCATCAGGAAGGGACCGATAATCATCTGGCAGCACATCGGCTGACTTCTCAAAACAGTCGCAGTTTTCATATCCCTGTGAATCAATTGGCATTTGGGGAATCGAGAGAGATCGCCATTCCAATGACGGCGAAAACTCTAGGAGATCATGTTGTTCGTTGCCGGGTGATGGCTGGTCAACAGGCACTTGATGAAGTCTCCAGTACCGTGCGGATTATTCCCCGTCATCTCGAATTTGAGCTGGTGGCCAGCCATCATCGCCAGATCAATTCTCCATTGGGAAGTACCATTCGCGTCAAGAATGTGACTTCGCAGCCCATCTCGAAAGTGGCCGTCCGACTCGCTTTTGACGATGCCCTCGAAGCCACTCGTCTCGGGGCGGCCACAGTCGTCGAACCTGGCCTGATCGAATGGCAGATTGAAGCTCTCCAACCGGGTGAAGTGGCCTGGTTGCCTATGGAATTCACAGGCCGTCGTCCATCTCAGGAAAGCTGCTTGCGGGCAACTCTCAGTCGTAATGAAATCCCGCTGGATCAGCTTGATCATCCGGTTTCGCTCGCGGATGACCGATTACCTGTCACACTCGATATTCTGGATCGTCAGGAACCCTCATCGGTCGAAAGCAAGCGTTCGGTGAT from Planctopirus ephydatiae encodes:
- a CDS encoding COG1361 family protein, encoding MPYDEFLTSLIQQAMMELQSLVHRRFLHRQTLWGLVTPLVCLGLSNTSLAQYEMGSPATGARPHHAAQYGTGPSRGNPSARPPAAGYSYQAWPYRQSAPAMPPQGNPTAPQRGLYQIQPPPVDRSSNQPPFNQHSSGANSRQPGGYQMGGYPQNSYGPVNTPPGAYVHPPADRRNTPGSAGLLGPGQSSNRDLPSQPAAAGATLAPKSMQELDPRTHSRPAGSLSPFGKPSSEPQEPANPELAFPQAALQVQPVISQLGSQGTLLVQVRNTGVAAATGLTLELESTSALPLGHQEGTDNHLAAHRLTSQNSRSFHIPVNQLAFGESREIAIPMTAKTLGDHVVRCRVMAGQQALDEVSSTVRIIPRHLEFELVASHHRQINSPLGSTIRVKNVTSQPISKVAVRLAFDDALEATRLGAATVVEPGLIEWQIEALQPGEVAWLPMEFTGRRPSQESCLRATLSRNEIPLDQLDHPVSLADDRLPVTLDILDRQEPSSVESKRSVIVVVRNHGFDPCQPVVGMQLPAGWKLASVTDPKAGRNWQVRSKAGELLLSPSATVDAGEAAVIGLELIPQSAGNGTLIGRLYSNARAVLNQPAGSVLPDLEVEEQLAIHAGSQ